A single genomic interval of Helianthus annuus cultivar XRQ/B chromosome 13, HanXRQr2.0-SUNRISE, whole genome shotgun sequence harbors:
- the LOC110899543 gene encoding PKS-NRPS hybrid synthetase CHGG_01239-like, with amino-acid sequence MQQSYPGYGVYGDEGGYGSYSGYGGDGGYGGEGGYSGYGGYGGYDRYGGDGGYSGYSVYDRSRDEVGYGGYEEHGGYGYESRNTSLYEPSTPGNPFQVNERFMSLTDLKNWVQETGKDNGYVIVTRRSKNIGGTTGMVWLVCDRSGEHRSKATVRKAGSKKIGCPFSLLAIRDVTNDTWELKVDCANHNHEPTTSLLGHAFVRRFTKAEYKLVEQLTAQNMEPRIIFQTLRKQFPDSLHVQKDVQNAVQKIRATIMDGKNPIQALESLLHDRRFIYDTRQDPKTDVVTEIFFVHPYSITMWRAFPHVMLIDATYKTNLYNMPFVQVVGMTSTGKSFCIAHAVICKERRGNYVWVLERIKSILHECMMPRVIVTDRELALINACSKVFPNAKRLLCHFHIQQNIARKCKSGFDKEDWGKFMSYWRTLCESSSEPMYKYNLEKMYNRLVVANRESVYDYVYENWLKDYKEMFVYAWTDKCRNFGQRTTNRVESQHANLKRYITRGSSLERIARCIIDIVETQYDEIQKSFTESIEKTMNHHRHRMLDNLRGKVSHEALDLLEKELLRKMDVLRKLNASCGCHMWLSKGLSCACRLENYTRTGRIIQLDEIDVFWRKLDLLPCKLVDEEVDIVAELNNVRQHLEAQSPVQQKSMLSKIKAVFTPKSSTKKPPIVQQNTRGRPTSKKVQERLDEAARLDQAARYSSYGEDNNVITASPKHRYDLPRHSSYVPSEGSRGTGSFVKSEKPKMQPNSSTSSKKKETMDDKVFPLIKGDEHLLCIKRFKNQIPSEFRSYISRIQDVTPDGHCGYRSVAVGLGFTEHAWPNIRRDLLLEIDHNKPRWKHVFETYNEGDFKRIRKSIEWHSVKGCDESHWMEMPQVGLLIAQRYNIVLHVLSIEWSSTIFPLTDAPLDPRPQAITLVHVHGGHFIHAKLEGDYPMPLVNPLWSAHRSIAAKRWEEMYTPRLEHYYELMHPKSDRDKDREPSLNVIED; translated from the exons CAATCGTATCCGGGTTATGGGGTATACGGGGATGAAGGTGGATACGGAAGTTACAGTGGAtacggtggtgatggtggatacgggggtgaaggtggttaCAGTGGATATGGGGGCTACGGTGGATACGATAGATATGGGGGTGACGGTGGTTACAGTGGATACAGTGTATACGATAGATCTAGGGATGAAgttggatacggtggatacgaagaacatggtggatatggtTATGAGTCCCGTAACACATCACTTTATGAACCATCTACCCCGGGCAATCCATTTCAAGTAAATGAG CGTTTCATGTCTCTAactgatttgaagaattgggtacaagaaacGGGAAAGGATAATGGTTACGTAATTGTTACCCGCCGATCAAAAAATATTGGCGGTACTACTGGGATGGTATGGCTTGTGTGCGACCGTAGTGGTGAACACCGTAGTAAAGCAACAGTTAGGAAAGCTGGTAGCAAAAAAATCGGCTGCCCATTTTCATTACTCGCCATCCGGGACGTGACGAACGACACGTGGGAGTTAAAAGTGGACTGTGCGAACCATAACCACGAACCTACGACGAGTCTGTTGGGCCACGCTTTTGTGCGAAGATTTACTAAAGCCGAATACAAGCTAGTGGAGCAGCTAactgctcaaaacatggagccacgTATCATATTTCAAACCCTAAGAAAGCAGTTCCCCGACAGCCTACACGTTCAGAAAGACGTGCAAAATGCGGTACAAAAAATTAGAGCGACAATAATGGACGGAAAGAATCCTATTCAGGCACTGGAAAGCCTGCTGCATGACCGCCGATTCATTTACGACACCCGACAAGATCCCAAAACAGATGTCGTAACAGAGATTTTCTTTGTTCATCCTTATTCAATCActatgtggcgtgcattcccgcaCGTGATGTTGATCGACGCGACCTACAAAACAAACCTCTACAACATGCCATTTGTCCAGGTTGTGGGTATGACGTCGACTGGGAAGTCTTTTTGTATCGCACATGCCGTTATTTGTAAAGAACGAAGGGGTAACTACGTGTGGGTGCTTGAGCGGATCAAGTCAATATTGCATGAATGTATGATGCCGCGTGTGATAGTCACGGATAGGGAGCTTGCCCTAATAAACGCGTGTTCTAAAGTATTCCCGAACGCAAAAAGGCTTCTATGCCACTTTCACATCCAACAAAATATAGCTAGAAAGTGCAAGTCAGGGTTCGATAAAGAAGATTGGGGGAAATTTATGTCGTACTGGCGGACATTGTGCGAATCTTCATCAGAGCCCATGTACAAGTACAACTTGGAGAAAATGTATAACCGACTCGTGGTTGCCAACCGAGAAA gTGTCTATGATTACGTCTACGAAAACTGGCTCAAAGACTATAAAGAAATGTTCGTTTATGCGTGGACCGATAAGTGTCGCAACTTTGGTCAGCGCACCAccaacagagttgagagccagcACGCAAATTTAAAAAGATACATTACGCGCGGGAGTTCATTGGAGCGAATAGCAAGATGCATCATTGATATAGTTGAAACTCAGTACGATGAAATACAAAAAAGTTTCACTGAGAGCATCGAAAAAACGATGAACCACCACAGACACCGAATGTTGGACAACCTACGTGGAAAGGTTTCCCATGAAGCACTTGATTTGCTGGAAAAAGagctactgaggaagatggatgtgTTGCGGAAACTTAACGCATCATGTGGTTGCCATATGTGGCTTAGCAAAGGATTGTCGTGTGCTTGTAGGCTGGAAAACTACACACGTAcag GGCGTATAATACAACTCGACGAGATAGATGTATTCTGGCGTAAGCTTGACTTGCTCCCTTGTAAACTGGTAGACGAGGAGGTCGATATTGTAGCAGAGCTCAATAATGTGCGGCAACATTTAGAGGCGCAGTCCCCCGTTCAGCAAAAGAGTATGCTTTCAAAGATAAAAGCGGTTTTCACCCCGAAATCGTCAACCAAGAAACCACCGATCGTCCAGCAAAACACTCGCGGTCGGCCTACATCAAAGAAAGTACAAGAAAGGCTAGATGAAGCTGCGAGGTTAGACCAAGCTGCGAGATACAGCTCCTATGGCGAGGACAACAACGTAATTACCGCTTCCCCCAAGCATAGGTACGATTTACCCCGACACAGCTCATACGTACCGTCAGAGGGCTCTCGTGGAACTGGTTCGTTTGTGaagtctgaaaaacctaaaatgcAACCAAACAGTtcaacaagttctaaaaagaagGAGACGATGGATGATAAGGTTTTTCCATTAATAAAGGGGGACGAGCACTTGTTATGCATTAAGAGGTTTAAGAATCAAATTCCATCAGAGTTTCGCTCTTACATATCGCGTATACAAGATGTGACCCCAGACGGTCATTGTGGGTACAGGTCTGTGGCTGTCGGGTTAGGTTTTACGGAACACGCATGGCCCAATATTCGAAGAGATTTACTACTGGAGATTGACCATAACAAACCGCGTTGGAAGCATGTATTCGAAACATATAACGAAGGAGACTTTAAACGAATACGTAAGAGCATCGAATGGCATTCAGTGAAAGGGTGCGATGAAAGTCACTGGATGGAAATGCCCCAGGTAGGGCTTCTCATAGCGCAAAGGTATAATATTGTCCTCCACGTGCTAAGCATTGAATGGAGCTCTACCATCTTCCCATTAACGGATGCCCCACTAGATCCACGACCTCAAGCGATAACGCTTGTACATGTTCACGGGGGACACTTCATACATGCTAAGTTGGAAGGAGACTACCCCATGCCTTTAGTGAACCCGCTGTGGTCGGCACATCGATCAATAGCTGCGAAACGGTGGGAAGAAATGTATACACCGCGGTTAGAGCACTACTACGAGTTAATGCATCCTAAATCAGACCGAGACAAAGACAGAGAACCGAGTTTAAATGTTATCGAAGATTAA
- the LOC118485879 gene encoding uncharacterized protein LOC118485879 gives MEEMDFEGDIPEQPQRKRRARPPTDPLENHPYLEFPPESEAALRCEKLRKMHIGEHFAVSWKTLRKLEVEDWVRGFVPVDSPWDRLFELSFTPTYREILVEFLSSFEFHPRRPNEVVDPAQPPPPPEVSFRMAGQAREMSLAQFAVHSGLYTEAEIATDLYTKGLVMIDKPTLLEFWDLIADIRHWDHHQSKGRSTLIEDPLFSRKPAFKRLQTQPQRAAISQPFGAAFAAV, from the exons ATGGAGGAAATGGATTTCGAAGGAGATATTCCGGAGCAGCCGCAGCGGAAACGGCGGGCGCGTCCACCGACGGATCCTCTAGAGAATCACCCGTATTTGGAGTTTCCTCCGGAGTCCGAGGCTGCTCTCCGTTGCGAGAAGCTTCGGAAGATGCATATTGGTGAACATTTTGCGGTTTCGTGGAAAACCCTCCGGAAGCTTGAGGTTGAAGATTGGGTGCGGGGGTTTGTTCCCGTTGATTCACCGTGGGATCGTCTGTTTGAGCTATCGTTTACGCCGACCTACAGGGAGATACTAGTCGAGTTTCTATCGTCGTTCGAGTTTCATCCTCGTCGGCCAAATGAGGTTGTGGACCCCGCGCAGCCCCCTCCCCCGCCCGAGGTTTCTTTTCGCATGGCTGGCCAGGCGCGCGAAATGTCACTTGCACAGTTTGCGGTGCATAGCGGTTTGTATACGGAGGCTGAGATTGCTACGGATCTTTATACGAAG GGGCTCGTAATGATTGATAAACCCACGCTATTAGAGTTTTGGGATCTGATCGCGGACATCCGTCATTGGGACCACCACCAATCCAAGGGGAGGAGTACGCTGATTGAGGATCCGCTCTTCAG CCGTAAACcggcgtttaaacggctgcaaacacaGCCCCAAAGGGCAGCGATTTCGCAGCCGTTtggggctgcgtttgcagccgtttaa
- the LOC110899542 gene encoding uncharacterized protein LOC110899542: MDSNHLFLTWVLLVFLSMPTKFLIQAQAIKPTRLLDLTIQNYTFKSFKNFKTGTSYNIHLPSNFTGINVSTVKYRSGSLKRYGASIQEFHLGVGVDVHPYVGRVLLVTQNLGNNWSNIYYDTYIYNQLVDYQLVSPVLGLLAYNADSDSKELEVKIQSPKVNGIKIDFSNYTIQKNDTLHGKMQMCATFGDDGKVTLQKEVAPNICATSSHGHFGLVVQSPMSPEGKKIKRWKVVFGSSAGAAIGAFLLGLLLVAMFVNGKKKARMDELERRAYEEEALQVSMAGHVIRAHNVHNHHQPR, from the coding sequence ATGGACTCTAACCATCTTTTTCTCACTTGggttcttcttgttttcttgtcAATGCCCACAAAGTTTCTCATCCAAGCTCAAGCCATCAAGCCCACACGACTCCTCGACCTCACAATTCAAAACTACACCTTCAAGTCCTTCAAGAACTTCAAAACCGGCACATCATATAATATCCATTTGCCCTCGAATTTTACGGGGATCAACGTTAGCACGGTTAAGTATCGTAGCGGAAGCCTCAAAAGGTATGGTGCCAGTATTCAAGAATTTCACTTGGGTGTTGGTGTGGATGTTCATCCATATGTAGGGAGAGTCCTTTTAGTAACACAAAATCTTGGAAACAATTGGTCTAATATTTACTATGACACTTATATTTACAACCAATTAGTAGATTATCAACTTGTGTCTCCTGTGTTAGGATTACTAGCTTATAATGCTGACTCAGATTCTAAAGAATTAGAGGTTAAAATTCAGTCCCCAAAAGTCAATGGAATAAAGATAGATTTTAGCAACTACACCATTCAAAAGAATGACACTTTGCATGGTAAGATGCAAATGTGTGCAACATTTGGTGATGATGGTAAGGTGACACTCCAAAAAGAGGTTGCACCCAACATTTGTGCCACCTCAAGCCACGGCCATTTCGGGTTGGTGGTACAGTCACCAATGTCGCCGGAGGGGAAGAAGATAAAGCGGTGGAAGGTGGTGTTTGGAAGCTCGGCTGGGGCGGCTATTGGGGCTTTTCTTTTGGGGTTGCTTCTAGTTGCCATGTTTGTGAATGGGAAGAAGAAAGCAAGGATGGATGAGTTGGAAAGAAGGGCTTATGAAGAGGAAGCACTTCAAGTTTCGATGGCTGGACATGTGATTCGAGCTCATAAtgttcataatcatcatcaacCTCGGTGA